A genomic window from Balaenoptera acutorostrata chromosome 20, mBalAcu1.1, whole genome shotgun sequence includes:
- the SMIM36 gene encoding small integral membrane protein 36, protein MEFYLEIDPVTLNLIILIASYVILLLVFLISCVLYDCQGKDPSKEYAPEATLDAQSSIHLVVMQQSAPRAHWARGPGLHFGNCAPLGKKSTMV, encoded by the coding sequence ATGGAATTTTACCTGGAGATTGACCCTGTCACCTTGAACCTGATCATCCTAATTGCGAGCTACGTCATCTTGCTCCTGGTTTTCCTCATCTCCTGCGTGCTGTATGACTGCCAAGGCAAGGACCCCAGTAAGGAGTATGCTCCTGAGGCCACCCTGGACGCCCAGTCCTCCATCCACCTGGTGGTGATGCAGCAAAGTGCTCCGCGGGCCCACTGGGCAAGGGGCCCTGGCCTTCATTTTGGGAATTGTGCTCCACTAGGGAAGAAAAGCACAATGGTGTGA